TGAGAAGTTTGACAAATTATTTATGCCTTAATGCAGAATTTGAAAAACTTAGACTTGGATATTAGTGAAGATGAGGAGTTTGAGCACTATAAGTATATGCTACAACTGCTTCTTCCATTTTTGCAACGGATTAGTGAAGAGCAAATGGTTGAGAAGGAATTAGAGGCTAAAAGACAGGGTATTTTCTTGTACTCTGTCAAATGAGCTTAGAAAATCATCTTTGGTGTGGCAGATTTCTGTATTTGTGTGGATTGGAAGATGTCTCATAATTGCTAAcggcaaaaataaaaaatgttaattttactGCATGATGTAGTTTTGACTTGTGCAATTGCTGAACGTTATAATCTACAGTTtcctttctttaatttaatcTTAACTTTGATTATTCCTCATCATTACAAACTAGTtctcttaattaaaaaatattgttcagaTGTAATCTTTTGATTCGCTTGTATGGATGTTCATTTGATAGGGTTATTACTTCCAGAGTTAAAGATTGAAAAGGCAGATTGCCATATTAATGAGCGTGTGTACTGGTAAGGTCTTTTCCAGAAACACTCTGTTTCTAATGGTAACATTGTTTTATGAAGATTTATATGTTATCTCTTGCTTTTGCAGTGATATCtgcaaaacttctatttttgaTTTTCACCGAAGCTGCCCTAGATGTTCGTTTGATCTCTGCCTTACCTGCTGCCGGGAGATTCGTGATGGACATCTGCAGGGAGGCGAGGAGGAAGTGGTTATTGAGTATATAGACCATGGATCAGACTATTTGCATGGTGGAATGGGGAAAAAAGTGAAATTACCTACTGAGACTAGCTCAATGGATACTATAAAGTCAAAATCTGAGTGGAAAGCAAATGAAGATTCTACCATTCCTTGTCCCCCTGAAGACATGGGTGGTTGTGGTCTTGGTATTCTAGAGTTGAAATGCATGTTCTCAAActcatcaacaaaaaagaagaaaagtttgtTCTCAGAAATTCCAGTTTTAGAGTTGGTGAAAAAAGCGGAAGAAATTGCCAAAACTTACAACTTAATGGATGTGGCTGTTGCTCATTCACAATTTTGTCTGTGTTTCAAATCAGTTGGTGAAGTGGACTTAAGCAATAATAAGTTACAGAAAGCGGCTTCTCGAGAAGGTTCTGATGACAACTATTTGTATTGCCTGAGGGCCCAAGATATACAACATGAGGATTTGAAGCATTTCCAGTGGCATTGGAGTAGAGCTGAGCCTGTGATTGTGAGTGATGCACTTGAATCTGCATCTGGTTTAAGCTGGGAGCCATTTGTCATGTGGCGTGCAGTCCGTCAAATGAAACATCTCAAACATGATAGATTGTTGCAAGTTAAGGCCATTGATTGCTTGGATTCTTGTGAGGTTAGTTTATTTTATCGTTTTCTATTTGTGTTAATTATTCTTTCCTTTtggcatttaattttttagcatTAATGTATtgatgtttgtgattaatttattgtacttaattattttgaatgagattgtctttgaaaattatttaaatgaaaggTTTTCTTTCTAGGAATTTTCCAATTCTTTTGTTATCAGGAAGATTTATTTTAGTTCTGCACTCAGTAATTTGATTTCCAGCTTTTTGGTAAGTACTGATAATACTTTTTTGATGCGGAAAAACCAGCATAGAGTTTAGTATGGTTATCTTGCTCAATCTAAGTTAGAAAAAAAGGCAGATACTGTCTTGCAACTTGTTGATTAGTGTTCCAGATCATTTACAGACAATGGGTGCATTAAATACTCTACACTTGGGAATTAGCAGCTGTATGTACTCCCTCTAATTGATTTTTAGGGGAGATGACTGCCTATGACTGCCTTCTTATCTTTACCTTTCATTCTGAAATTGgtatataataaagtcttattaaaaattttaggtcTATTATTTTGTGGTGGTTCTTTATTCACTCTGATGGTTGTTAAtatgtatgttttttttgttatattcatAGTTGTTTTTAAAGCgtttttggatttgtttgttAAAATTCTAACTTGTCTACTCtgatataataaaatgataCGGAAATGGTCCTTGATGATTTTGCTTTGTGATACTAACTATTGTGATGAAATGCAGACTGATGTCAACATCCATGAGTTTTTTACTGGGTATACAGAGGGTCGGTTTGATCGTCATTTGTGGCCTATGATACTGAAACTAAAAGATTGGCCTCCATCCACATTATTTGAGGAACGCTTGCCGCGTCATGGTGCTGAGTTTATCTGTTGCTTGCCGTTTAAGGAATATACACATCCACGCAAGGGTGTTCTAAACATTGCTGTCCGGTTGCCTGAGCAATCTCTCAAGCCAGATATGGGTCCCAAGACATATATTGCATATGGAGTTGCTCAGGAGCTTGGCCGTGGGGACTCCGTCACCAAACTTCATTGTGACATGTCTGATGCGGTATGTATGGTCATGTTGCAACTCCTGctaatcgtttttttttttcccaatggACAACTTCTGTTTGGTTGAGGTACTGCATGAAAAATGCCTATCTGAGTTTATATAGGTTGAAGTGTGAGGGCCAGATGAGTTGGGTAAGGATTGGCATATTGTAAACACTGCTTGGCTGTCAATAACTGCTAATCACACATTTTACAGATTTGAGTCCGAGTCCGACGCCGTAATTGACCAAATTTGATGTCGCACATCATTTAGACtcttgatcattttttaaaattatacgtgtgtgtgtgtgtgtatatatatatatatatatgacaaagtTGATTGTGTCAGGTGTTGGGTTTAATGTTAGATGTGTATATCTATGCATGGTTTAGCTGGAGTCATCTTGGTCCAACTGTCATAATGCCATTGTGACAAATGAGGGTTCCTGATTTTGAGGGCAAGGACTctgtttttcattaaaagttgatttaattttcttgGTAAAATAGGTACGAAATcaagggttttgggttttagtCTATTACTCTACTTAGAGGCTTCGATTTGTTAGTCATGCCTTTTACCTGTCCCCTATCCTACGCATCGTGTTCTTGACATGGTATTGACTAATGCTGAAGTAAAAGGAGACAATGATATTCTTGCAGTAGTGTGGGGATGATATTCGATGATCATATTTTGTCCGTCTGATTGCTTGTGTATTTACATTTAACACTTCtcttgggaattttttttttcctgttcctccaatttcttcccttttttgtCAAATAATGAACTGCTTGCATATATTAATCCATCAatttcttaagtataaaattatgtatactTGAAATTAAATTCTTGATGTGATCATTCACCAAGAAAGTGTAACTGGGCTTTCTTAGTTACTTGTTTGTCTTATTATATAATGGCCTGAATGTTTTATTAATTGGACATGGGGGAGTACATGGTGCAGTTTGGCTggcctctttttatttttggcaattGCACTGATCTGGTTGGTGAGCTCTTTCTCTTATCAGCCAGGAAAGTACAGTGCATTGGTTATTATGCAAAcattaaagataaagaaaaatctCCAAATTTTAGCTAGGGTTTCTCACACAAAAAAACCCCCTCTAAATTTCTAATTCCACAGAAATCAATCAATCCCACATGCCATAtctaaagagaaaaattaatcaCACCTACAAGCAGGGGAAAAAAAGCTTACAGTAAGGCCGGATGTAAGTATCAGAGGGCGAGTGTGCTTCAGTGGCAGTGAGCTGGTGAGATTGACTGAGACATTGAGGGCTTGAGAGGTGAGAgaatgagaggagagagagggaTTGAGGGAGAGATGTTGTTGAGATAGAGAGTGAGAAATGAACTGATATAAACTAGAGAGGCTGAGGGTATTTACGTTGTAAACTTATACAACGGTGTTTCTTTAGCCAtttgctttttctctttttaaatctCAATTGATCACCGCACCACAGTGCCTTTggtgtgcatttttttttcctgatcaCTGGAGTGGACACTTTCGGTGGTCATCACTGGCAGCCGGTTTGGGTTGATGGGGTTGGATTTTTGTATGACCCTTACTGTGCTGCCTGTATTTTTATTATGCTAAATTTTGTGACCAATTTTTTGCACTGTTGCTCTGTGGTATGCAACGTGCTTAGGAAGTAGCTGCCATTTTTTAGAATTCCACTATTATAACTGAACTCAAATTATCTTATTTCCTTCATCTTGTTTTGTTTGAATATTAGTATGTGATTAACTTTTGGGCGATATTAGATTGGTTCCCAATCTTATTGCTGTTAATCCTTGCATATATCTTTAGTTGTAATTTGTATGTAGCTCCTTTGATGCACATTCAAGGGATTGAAATATAGCTGACACTTAACTTCTGTTTgatgttataattttatttatttttaattcactGAATTAGGTGAATATTTTGACTCACACTGCTGAAGTGCCACTTGAAAAGAAGAACCTTGAGAGcatagaaaaattgaaaaagaggCATTTAGAGCAAGACCGAAGGGAATTATTTGGAGATTTTCAAGCtgtggatgaaaaagtaaagaataaCATTTCTGTTATTGAGTCTTGTAAAGTTACTGctgattataaaaatattagtaaTGGATCTGGGGATCAAAATACTGGTATAACTGTTGAGCTTAATGGTGATTGTGGTGAGTCAAGGTTTAATGGGAAAGACTTCTTAAGTGGATCAGAGctggaaaagaatgaaaaggcAAAAGTGGATCAAGAAAACAGTGGTGGGAGTGATACTACAATTTCTAGAAATAAGTTGGACAGGTTAGAAGCTTCTCCTGGTGGTGCTGTCTGGGACATTTTCCGGAGACAAGATGTTCCAAAGCTGCAGGAATATCTTAAGAAGCACTTCAGGGAATTTAGGCACATCCATTGTTGTCCATTGCAGCAGGTAATTGTCTCTCAATTTCAAttagatacaaaatttttctttttgtttcttaacTATTATCATTATACTCTATTTATAAAGGTGGTGATAAATTACTTAAAGAGTACTATATTCTTTTGGTTAATCAATGTGACACAGCTTAGGCACTAGTGGAAGTGAAGTTAATTCTCTGTTCCTTTTACTGATTCAAACAACCTTATGGAATAAAATTACTTAGTGTCTGGCAAAGTTGTTTTAGTAATTAAGATGTGATAGTTAAGATTTAAACCTAGTCATCTTGAATTGCCTACTGCTCTCCTCTTTGAAACACGTATTTATCTTAGCTTTATTCCTAAAAAGTCttgataattttaaaatttctgtTATCTTGTTGTATGAAGAGAATCATGGGAAATCCAAATTGGGTAACAAAATGCAGGATATAGGCCTGACCAGCTTTGTACCAGCTGGGAAAGCAAGGCGAATGAAGTACTCTTTGATTAGATATATAGCATATTGAATTCATCAACTGTGGTTTATAACCTGCATAATTTCTGGTGTTTAAGTCAGTGAACATATTTgatatatttgatatatattatatacacttGTGCAGTGTTGTTAGAAGCACTGAGCGCACTTAAGCGCAAAGGTCTCCTGGAGCCTAGGTGCAAAGCGCAAGCACGCGCCTGATTGATGTAAAgcgcacatttaaaaaaaaaaaattaataaattaaaaaaaaattattaatgatcaatacaacaatcaagtgatcaattaatcatataaattacaataaaacattttatataataatttatataacatttatataattcttttgTGCTTTACAAAATATAGGCAACCATGATATTTGATGGCCATGATTACAAAATATGGTTGAATCAAAATAGAAGTATAGAACCAAGAAGACAAAGGCTAAAAAGTACTAGAATGTTAAGTAATGTTATCTTTGTGAGTGTCTGATTTAGCGTTTGTTTGTGTGGTTGTagttaaaagttcaaaaatatctaaagagATAGGCTTAGGTGTATGGTAGCACACCacattattagtttttatatattaaatcaatgacttatattaaatatatttagatTTAGTGGCTAAAAACAAATcaggatattttttttaaaaatgtacaaaaagctcaaaaaagtGCGCTTTTGTGAGGGCGTTTCGCTTTAGAGGGAAAAAGCCCCAAGGGCTTTGTGCTAGCGCGCTTTTAACAACACtgcacgtgtgtgtgtgtttttttttacttgttaatACTCGGTACAGTTCTGTTGTATTTATCATATCTTTTGGTTGTATAGGTTGTTCACCCTATACACGATCAAACATTTTATCTTACTTTGGAGCACAAAAGAAAGCTCAAGGAGGAATATGGTCAGttttttatatagtagtggCGCTAATTGGATTGAATGCTGTATTCCTTTTTGTCATAAGATGACTGATTGTTCTTGGGCATACTTTTACGCTTCTGTGCTATAATATAGGAATTGAACCATGGACATTTGTCCAAAATCTTGGAGATGCTGTCTTCATTCCTGCCGGCTGTCCTCATCAAGTTAGAAATATAAAGGTAAAGTAGTTTGCTTTTGGTGTTTATTTCCCTCCCCCCATgatttagcatataaaaatgGGATAGGAGTTTACATATTGCACCAGTGATTTGTTATTCACCTTTCATGAATTCCAAGCTGGCAACGTAGGGTGAATGTTTGCTTAAATATGAGAATTGTTGAAAGCAGTTTGGTTTATCAATCATTCTAGTCTTTAGTGGTCCACCTTTCTGCTTGCTTGTCTCTTATTCTAGTGATGCTCTTTTACTGTTTGACTAGGATGTGGGCAATTAATATTTCACTTATCATTGACATTGTGGCCTTTAAATACTAGGATGATATCTCCGTGCTATGGTTGTATTCATGTCATTTATAAGTTATCCTGTCCTACAAAGACAATTTGAGTGTCATCAGTTCATTGATTATGTGATTGTTGAATTGCATATCTATTTTACTGTTTGGGGGgataaataatatttaggtTTCCttcatgtgtgtttggtttggAAGGGGGGGGGGTTGGAAAAGTGggggatgaaaaatattttgtttggttgagaagaaaaataagaggatagaaaatggagtttgtataaatttactctcatAACCctattacattaaaaaattaatttaatactagtttgtaagaaaaaaaaacctaatgtttagaaaataaatacTAAGCGTTAGATtgaaaccaaaagaaaaagaaaaaaaaactaacatggAGGGAGGAGAGGAGCAGATGGGTAAATTCCCATGTAAGCCCTCTCCCTCCCCTcccccattttctctccaagTGAGGGAGACAAGAAAACATCCCAAAAATCACCCCGCActccctcccaaccaaacaaccTTACTATTCGAAATACCCCCTATTTTCTCCTCTTTATTTTCTGTCCCCTCACAaatcaccccaaccaaacaacATGCTTAGATCTCTAATTGATGAGCTTATGTGCCTCATGACTTCCATTTTAAATTTGGTGTTGATTGTGATATATGAAATTGATTTCTATTTATAGATTTGTTCCCCtatacatataaataattatgTATTAACGATGAATTGTCTTTTCCTTACTATTCAGTCATGCATAAAGGTTGCTCTCGATTTTGTCTCACCTGAAAATGTTGGAGAGTGCATCCGTTTGACGGATGAATTCCGTACACTTCCCCAGAATCATAGGGCAAAGGAGGACAAGTTGGAGGTATGTAATTGAATTTATCTGTTTGATGCGaccataaatttttataagctttttttttggcCATGTTAGGAGGATGTTTCCACTTTTGCTTCCTGTACAATGGTGCAAATGGTGGTTGAGCATCTCATGAATATTTCTGTGAATAATGTTGCTGTTCATTGTTATAGTTCTTATTTGTAACGCTTTATACCTTTTCATACCTGCACCTCAGTGATTTTCTGGTGTCAATGTGACCTTTCTTTGTAGTGGTATCGTCATGGAGCTtgtcataaatatatgtttctaataaaatatcaaatatgtttttggcaagtgttatttaaaaacataattaatatTGCTTGATTACTGTTGCCAGATCCCTATTGATGCCATTGCAATTTCCCCCCTTCTTTGCCCAAGCAAAACTCTGCTTTCCCTCATTGTGATCTAACCATTGTTGTATTGCGCCAGGAAAACCCACCTTCTGCACTCCACTGCTATTGATTCCACCCATACTGGTTTACATTCAAAAATGTTTTATGTGCTCAATTCACTGGCACCTTACCTTATTGCTTTTCTCTAGAGTACAATGAATATAAACTGTAGGAGAAGTGCAGCATAATATGGAAAGATATGTTGATAGATATTAAGTTGGATGCCCaccaaaatttcatttaatcCTGGTGTGTGCTTGATGTAGTTTGGTTGGCTGAATGTGTTCAATGCCTAGGACTTTGTGGTATGCATGTGGTAATTATATAATGTGAAATAGTTACTTTAGACACTGATGTATAAATCTTGTGTATTAAGGTTTTTGATTGTTGTCTTTCTTGAAGCAGGTGAAGAAAATGACTATTTATGCTATGAGACACGTTGTAGAATTTTTGGAGCAGAAACTAAGGTTAGTCAATCACCATAAATTCAAGATAATATATAAAGCTTTTTTAGGATAGCCTAAAGGAAAAGTGGCCCTGAAATGTCTTTTAGTGGACATCTCTTACGTTACTGTGCGTTTGTGAGCCTAATTTTCTTTATGCTTCAACCTATAGCCATCTTCTTTAACTAACTCTTCTGGTTTCTATCAGTATTACTGACCAGCCAAGATTTCATTAATGTGGCTGTACATAGAAATCTTATAGACTGCTTTCCATTAATTAGTTTTAGCCATTTTAGACTTCTATCATATTTCTTGGTTTAATTATGCTCCACTTTAATtcttcttattttatatattcctTTCAATCCTTTTACGAACTTTAGCATAATTAGACCTGTTTTTTTAATGCATCTCTCCTTATTTAGGAGCCTATCAATCTCTTTGGGATCTTTTTTGTATTCATATGTAGTTGGCATTTGGCATCAGGCAATTTATCTGTAAATAACTTTGTATTCCAAATTCTTAAAGGATATTTATGCCTCTGTAATACCTTTGTTATCTATGATGACCTTTCTGTATTTATAttattgtcatatatatatatatataaaagcacaGTACATATCATTCATGTCCTTAAAAGTGGTACTGTTGAGTGCTTAACAACTATGATGTTACTGGAGAATCTTGCTCttcctctcttttattttttgttcttttggttttttcaaGGTATTATTGTCAAGGCATGGGCAGGAAATTATTTGTAGAGGGTTGAGTGCGGTTAAATGCGGATACAAGTGCTAATGCTTCATTCTTGTTCTCTGTATCCTTGacatcaaataaatatatttgcaTGACACATTATTGTGTCTTACAATAGCTGGGACCATTTTCTTGGTTGGTCAACAAATTTTGCTGATGAAAACAAGCTTGTCAACTTTCTTCATCTATATGCATTTGTCAAAGAATGACAAgcttttaaattgatttttccATAATTAAAACTTTTTAGCTAAAATGGAGTGATTTGCCACATGTCAATTGTGTTGAAATGGTGCTTGAAAGTATATCACCATGCCCATTTTTGGATATCTACTGAAATAACCAATTGTgttaatatttgattttcaGGCCTGAGACGACTACAATTTCTGTTTCTAAAGATTCAAAGTAGGTTCAACTTCGTTGGTGTAGATTTTTGGCTGGTGAAACGGAAGTGCATTGGTGGTTTGTAAATACAGCTGGGTCATATATAACACTTTTTGGTAATCGGTATATATTATTTACGTGCTTTTTGTCAAGGCCTTGTCCTCTGCACTCCATACCCTAGTTCTTGGAAGGTTATGGAGAATTTTGTTCTAGTCCTACCATCTTTTGGGAATGTGAAGCACAAGAGATTAGTATGTAAATGCAAGAACCATGTGGATACTGACTGCAGGTATTATTCATTATGAATTGTTGTTTGAATTATTATATGGTAAGGATATGATGGTAGTCAGTAgcatttgtgtttgaatttcattctctttctcgtaatgttgcttttttttaagaaaaatttcttGACTTCGAACTGACAATACCttagtttaaaaaagaaaaacaaaaacaagaagccTAATTAATtatgggaaatgttaacaaatgcTTCAAGAGTAttggtttaaaaattatttttagaaatattttattaggagAATGATAAGACTAAATGTTGTTGATAGCTTTTTATACTTCCTATGAAAGTGGTGTTAAAACTTTTctattatagtttattaacatTTGCTCTAAGGACATCTATTAACACGACCCATTAAGTATATATTGGCCTGACATGACATAACAGTTCCTTGTCAGGTTGAAAAGGAAGGTCTCTGCATGCTTTTAAGTGCTTAAAGCAAATTGTTCCaacaatttttcattatttaatacTCAATATTGCAAAAACTTGAATCCTGCTTGTAGTTAGTTATAATTTAGCGCTCTGCAAATGTTGGGACCTGAAAGCATGAGGTATAAGATAGTAGGATTGTAGTTAGTTGTAGTAGGATTGTAAGCTGATAAAATGAAATCTCTCTTCAGAATTGCCATCTGAAGAGagatttcattttatttgcGTACTCTTATGGGCTTTTGAATTTATGGATTCATTATCAAATTATGGATGTTATTTCTTGATTCCATCTCCACTTGTAGTTTTCACATATACGATCtctcttcgtcttcttcttcttctttttttcccctttatctTGATGCAAGTGGAATTTGATTTCAAGATTCTTATATGCGTTGGGAGAATTAACCACTTCCACTTGAATTGTATATGTGAGACATTAACAGGTCTATGAGCTATCAGTTGTTATTCATGGTTAAATAACTATCATGATGAAGTACACATAATTAAGATTGAGCATGGGTCAGATTTGGGTTGGGTTCAGATCTGACCCGAttgccattatatatatatatatatatatatttatatatatatatatatgtattaataggtaaagttgagagaaaatctaattaggtTTTAAATTGGATTCCAATTGTTATTTGATTTTGCGTCATGtcttatgtaagttttttttttttttttttaatttttgttcaagGTGAGTTAATGAGGTGTATAAGACGAAGGgtctatataaataaatgagaggtgctacgtccacaacatttttacaacaaattataggtggttagttgttattggttcaaatttgaacctaacattaagattacttttttgccccaacaataacaaccagtaacatcctgccacttaggatttgttgtaaaaatgttgtaaaaatgttgtggacatatcatttctctaaataaatcattaaaagctcaataaacaaaaaaagaaaaaaaagaaagagtaaactcgtgtatatccaaaagaaattgaaataaaaaatgagagagagtataatttgaatttatgtgtaattgtaaatttttttaattgtattgtgTACATGCACGGGTTATACACTAGTGTAACATAATGACATATTAGATGGAATGTCATGAAATTGTAGATTTGTCATTTACGGTAGATATGAGAGGTTGTAACTGAAATAACTATAACCAAGTTGAAGAATCAGATTCTATGATGTCATTGGACTATCTATAACCTCACCCTAACATTAATTACAAATAGATTTAAATTATactctctcttttattattattttttattttaatttctttggaTATGCACATGagtttactctttctttttttgtttattgagtTTTTGATGACTTATTTATATTAGACATTTTGTCTTTTGCAtctcattaactcacttagaacaaaaattaaaataacttaaATAAGACacgtgacgcaaaattagattttctcttaactttatctattaacacacacatatatatttaaagataTATAGATTAATTGATTGTCTTTTCATACTTTGATCAGTCAACTATATTACTGAGTCTCATCCTTTTTTTCAAGTAGGGTTTTACATGGgcatcttatttttcttcttcagttGAGGTCTTTGtcgcatttttctttttcaatcatttttctatatattgtaGAACATGCAAGCACCTTCTATTGTCTCTAAAAACTACTGTATGTTATCTTTCAGATCTAATGTATAGAAAGGTAATATTCATTGTCTCGACCCTCAAAAAGATAGAACCATtgtagattttttaaaaataaaatggcaaCCGA
The sequence above is drawn from the Castanea sativa cultivar Marrone di Chiusa Pesio chromosome 5, ASM4071231v1 genome and encodes:
- the LOC142633500 gene encoding lysine-specific demethylase JMJ29-like, whose amino-acid sequence is MALMKEEAVVNVKRRRGRPPKVEGKRDSAEEEEAVIVKRRRGRKPKEVKENGRPDSAEEKENHPVLVNQQNEGNEDNNQVVSEEKKEEVVNVKRRRGRKPKEVKENGKPDSAEEKENHPVLANQQKDGNKNSNQVVLEEKKEEVVNVKRRRGRKPKVVEEGKEAVLKNHEQHKEQNGGVLNDEGKEEKKEEVLNGSVEEEEEIEGVKSRLRNGGIKKVSFAVDNDDSLVKNKRGRKKKEQTNANKIEKTAEENDGLEKLKGKRGTRNDLAVEEEKGNEESAERSAGYSLRAKRTKNQNPETVEKINKHDPKWIEEVSLMCHQCQRNDKGRVIRCKKCKRKRYCKPCLDNWYPNIEEDYIAEACPVCRGNCNCKACLRLDVPVKNLKNLDLDISEDEEFEHYKYMLQLLLPFLQRISEEQMVEKELEAKRQGLLLPELKIEKADCHINERVYCDICKTSIFDFHRSCPRCSFDLCLTCCREIRDGHLQGGEEEVVIEYIDHGSDYLHGGMGKKVKLPTETSSMDTIKSKSEWKANEDSTIPCPPEDMGGCGLGILELKCMFSNSSTKKKKSLFSEIPVLELVKKAEEIAKTYNLMDVAVAHSQFCLCFKSVGEVDLSNNKLQKAASREGSDDNYLYCLRAQDIQHEDLKHFQWHWSRAEPVIVSDALESASGLSWEPFVMWRAVRQMKHLKHDRLLQVKAIDCLDSCETDVNIHEFFTGYTEGRFDRHLWPMILKLKDWPPSTLFEERLPRHGAEFICCLPFKEYTHPRKGVLNIAVRLPEQSLKPDMGPKTYIAYGVAQELGRGDSVTKLHCDMSDAVNILTHTAEVPLEKKNLESIEKLKKRHLEQDRRELFGDFQAVDEKVKNNISVIESCKVTADYKNISNGSGDQNTGITVELNGDCGESRFNGKDFLSGSELEKNEKAKVDQENSGGSDTTISRNKLDRLEASPGGAVWDIFRRQDVPKLQEYLKKHFREFRHIHCCPLQQVVHPIHDQTFYLTLEHKRKLKEEYGIEPWTFVQNLGDAVFIPAGCPHQVRNIKSCIKVALDFVSPENVGECIRLTDEFRTLPQNHRAKEDKLEVKKMTIYAMRHVVEFLEQKLRPETTTISVSKDSK